Genomic segment of Malus domestica chromosome 15, GDT2T_hap1:
TTCCTCTGCAAGTAATTGAGAACGAAACTCCTTGAGAGATATAACATTTTCCCTTCCACGAATAACACATCTGAACGTGTTATATTCGGCAGGAAGACCATTGAGAGCCAAGATCACAATATCATCATCGACAAAGATAACTCCTGCAGCTGCAAGAAAATCTCGTGCTGCTTTAATACGTTGAAGATAAATGGACACAGAATCAGAACCCTTTTTTTATGTTCTGAAGGTCAACTTTCATCTGAAAGATGGATGTACGACTAATAGTAGAGAATTGTTCTTGAAGCCGAATCCAAAGATCCCTTGAGCTAGTACTACTGCCTATGGCACAAGAAATGGCTGAGGATGACAAAGTTGCAGTAAGAAGTTGCATAAGAGCCCTATCATGCATCTTCCAAATTTTATACTCATCAGTTTCAGTTTGTGGAGTTGAAGATGTAGAGGTTAGGTCCGAATTAGGAGACCCAGATGAAGAAAACTGAGGAGGACACACATTGGTGCCATCGACAAACCCCATGATTCCATATCCTTCAAGCATTAATTGCAACTGAAACTGCCATTGAAGATAATTGAAATCATCCAACTTCACAGTAACTGAATTAGAGACTGATGCAATCAAATTGGTAATCGGTGATTGCAATATTTGCAATTGATTTGCAGTGATCACCTTGATAGAATCTGAGTGAGACAGAAGATCAAACACTTGGTGTGCAAGAATTCACCAAGAACAAATTAGAGAATTAGGGCAAGAGAGACGCCCCAAATTTGTAGAACAAATCAGAGAATCAGTATATTGAGGAAGGAGATAGTAGCGGAAGCAGACCAAGAATCGAGAAAGCACGAATGGCTTTCAAGacgatgataccatgttaagtAACAGAAAGAGAACCGAGAGATCACAGAGGAAGAAGGAGATAACAGAGGAGgtttagtgagagagagagagagatcacaaTTGTATTTTCTTGATTAATCAAATGGTTACAAGAGACAGTTGCTATATAGATGGGTCTTAAGCTAACTGCCTTAACCAACTCAGTCTATTGCCAACAATCCTAACTAATTATTCTAACAGCCACACTCTTAACTGCCTTATGTATTTGGTTATTTACATGTGTCATGATCCACACCCTCCATATCCTATATACTCTACCACAGGCGAGGATCCGGATCCTTTTCCACCGTCCACCACCATTAAAACCCACTAACGAGGAGCAGCAGCAATCAAAGAGTCCACCATCATCGCAACGCCGTCGCCTCAGGAACCACGCGTCCACAGCCGTCGGATCACCGACATCCCCTGATTATAAGGCTCCCTCCTTTTATTCTACTTCTTGTAATTTCAAATCGCTTCATTTCTCGTCCTTGGATTTTaaccgttcgatctgagatcgGCAAAAATGGCGGAGGCTTCGTCGCAGGGAGGGCCCACCACTCTGTTTTCTCCGTACAAGATGGGGAAGTTCAATCTCTCTCACAGGTCAGTCCATCTTCCTTGTCCTTGATGATCCAGTGCCTCGCGGCTGCGTCAAGTTTGCTGCTCCCTTTTTCAGGACAGTTCACGGTTGGTCGGAGGTTCCGATTTCTTTGGAAATCCGGGAGGGCATATTTGTCAATCTATTGTTtagtttgggatgtgttttgacgGGTTTGCCCTTTTTTGCAGGGTTGTACTGGCGCCAATGACGAGATGCCGGGCGTTGAACGGAGTGCCGCAACCGGCGCTGGCTGAGTACTATTCTCAAAGGTCAACTGTCGGCGGCTTTCTCATCAGCGAAGGCACCATAATCTCCGACACCGGCGCCGGGTAATTTTGTAATTTCCTCTTGTCTCTCATTGGTTGGGGCCCGCATTATGCGCCTTGAGTGGCCTGTGTTGAAGTACTTTGTTCCATAATGGCGGCTTTGACTTGAAAACGAGAACTGGAAGTAGAATTAGTTTGTCAGAATTGACTGTACTAGTTTTCTATACTACTCAATACAATAGGAAAGACAATGTCTAGTATAATCCTTGATTTGTTTCGTCTAATCGTCTAATATGTTACGTTGTCGGATTAAATAGTTATGAGCGGACTTGTTTAACATGCAATTTTGATTCACAACCTAATAACGTAAAATGTCAGACGGTTTAACACACTTCATCGTGTTATTTCGAATCCCTTTGttctttgaaatttcttctcCAAATGGTGTGTGGTATCGATACTGAATTGTTAATGTGGAAGCAGGTTTCCGCATGTTCCTGGGATTTACAACGACGAACAGGTGGAGGCATGGAAGAAGGTGGTGGACGCAGTTCACGCCAAAGGCGCCATTATTTTCTGTCAACTTTGGCACGTCGGTCGTTCATCTCGTGAAGGTAAACTTCACATTCTCTTAATTGTTAAAGTAGATTTTGGCTTAAGGTTTGGAGCAGCCAACTGATTGTTTTTacttgtaatttgattaatgatTTAGTTTATCAACCCCGTGGGGGAGCACCAATATCATCAACCAACAATCCCATTTCAAAGAGGTGGAGAATTCTGTTGCCAGATGGCTCTCATGGTCCTTACCCTAAGCCTCGAGCCCTTGAAATCCATGAAATTCCCCAAGTTGTGGAGCAATATCGTCAGGCTGCCTTGAATGCCGTTCGTGCAGGTTGGTTTCTATCGCCATTTTTCATTTCTATGTTTCCTTTTCGTATGGCTTTGAGGTCTTATGATCAATTTTCTTGTTGCTTAGGTTTCGATGGAATTGAGATTCATGGGGCACATGGCTATCTCATTGACCAATTCTTGAAAGATGGGATCAATGATCGAACGGATGAGTATGGTGGATCGGTTGAAAACCGGTGCAAGTTCTTGATTCAGATAGTTCGAGCAGTGGTTGGAGCAATAGGTGCTGATAGAATTGGTGTCAGAATTTCACCGGCTATTGATCACATGGATGCCATTGACTCTGATCCACTTATCCTAGGTCTGGCAGTGATTGAAAGGCTcaacaagcttcaacaaaaccGGGGCTCAAAACTGACCTATCTTCATGTAACTCAGCCTCGTTACGCAGCTTATGGTCAAGCGGAAGCTGGAAAACCTGGCAGTGATGAAGAGGAAGCTGTGTTTATGAGGACTTTGAGGAAAGCATATCACGGTACATTTATTGCTAGTGGAGGGTTCACTCGAGAGCTTGGAATGCAAGCTGTGGCTTCTGGGGATGCTGATTTGGTGTCCTACGGTCGCCTTTTTATTTCAAACCCTGATTTGGTCCTGAGATTTAAGCTTAATGCACCCTTGACCAAGTATAACAGGAAAACCTTCTACACACAAGATCCTGTTGTTGGGTACACTGACTACCCTTTTCTGAACAAATCAAACGGGAAAGTGGAACCCCTCTCCcgtctttgatttcaatgttttgCAATTTTTACTTGTACCATTTGGATTTTGAATTATTGGGTTCAAATAATATAAGGTTATTTGGTTGTTTACATGATTTTGAGATGATTTAGCTTTTGTTTAGGACTGCTTCTGATAACGCTAAAAAGTGAAGAAAGAATACTCTTTTgactatttttggcaaaaacTGAAAAGCGCTTCTGGGTCGTGGAAGCATTTTGTAACATTGATTACGAATGCCTAGCGTGACGTCAGTTTGTTTCCCTCTCAGTGCCTGGACTGCTGAGGGGTTGGGTTCAAAGAGCCTCATCTTCCCGATACCATATATTTTGTAGAGATTAACCACTTGTGTTTCAGAAGGCAGGTCACTGCATTCCATTGAAGGGTGAAACTTCGATGAGGCCTATATGGTTGTGGATTGTTGCTGTAAAGGATAGAATGAGTGCAATCCAGTGCAGCACTTTCTGATCACTGAGGGCAACTAAATAGCTGGGAGTATTTCTGAATATTTTTCATCTCCTTGAGAGGAGACTATAATTACAAGAGTTGACCTAGCAAGGACTAAATCCTTAAACTCTCAATTTACAGCAGGAATAAGAGTTCTAAAAGACACTAGACACAAGTCAAGCAGTGGCTGGGGCTTAGTGCTTAGGCAAGGCTTAGGCGTTGGTCTAAGtagactaggcggatttaaaaaaatttatcacTTAACATATAACTAAGTGTCTATTTACAAttactctatatatatatatatatatagctagtCAGTAACTCCAATGCTAATTTAGCTAGTCAGTCAAGTCCAATAGTGCAAccaaagataaaaagaaaagcTAGAAAAGGGGAGGTCTATTAAGTAACAACATTATTTAGAGACTTTCGTTTTGGACCTTTCTTGTTTGGTGAAAAAGCCCATAAAAATAAGTCCATTCATGTTGATATTGCAAGTCGTCATTTAGCCTAGatgttttaaaatattcaaaatgtaATCAATAAATGAGGTGATTGATGTATTAAGTgattaaaattagattttgatctcaCATATGGTTTTAGCTTAAAAGTCATCATTTTCAAATATTAGAATAAAGTTTCTTAGAAAATATTTATTCATGTTCGAATAAATACATCATATTTCGCTTTTTAGTTCTTCATTCGCTATATCAATGAATATCATAAtatctctaaaaaaaataaaatgacaaagaacaatatatatttataatgagTTTAATGCCTAGATGTGGTTGGTCTGATAGTAGATACTAGTTGGTTAGAACAATGCGCTTCCACCTTTGCGTACTCCAGTTGAATTATCCATCTTAGAAAAATATTTAAGACACAAATTTCAAGATCATGCAgactttttattaatttcacgATGGATGCATAAGTTTTCTTGAAGGTTTGTCCTTAAAATACAGGGTAAACAGGTTGCTTGTTAGGATAAAAAAGTCCCCAATGTTGCTCCACGCCACTAGGTTTCTGATTCTCATTGAACATGGCAAAAATGTACCCTTCAATGTAAGCACCAGGTTTTTTTGGAGTCCCTACTTTCGAGGTTATGTGTTTCACAAAATTCCTGTTATATGTCCCTGCAAGTTTTGGAGTGGTGAAATTTCCATTCCCGTCTGAAGGCCAACCACTCTCTGACACCACAACACCGACATCACCCCTTCCGGCTTTCTCCATTGCCGCGAAAAAAGCATCAACCATGGCATCAAACAGGTTGTAATAGCTCAACGACCCGTCCCGAACCACGGCGCTTTTTGCAGTGAATTGCGCGTAGTCCAAGCGTACATCCGTAGGGTCTGATGCATAGGCGAAGTAAGGATACACATTGATCATAAGGGGTGACCCTTTCGCGGATAAAAATGAAAGAATGCCACTCAAAACACTGCTTGCTTCTGATGTGAAAGCACCACTCGAAGGCGGATAGGAAGATTGTAAGGCATTTCCGGGCAAAACGGTTGTCACTTTAATACCGTGTAAGTTTTTATCGTCGAGGATTTTTTGTAGATAATTCATTACAGGCAAGACATACCCTCCCAAGGAACCAGGAATAACCTCATTACCAACAGCAATGAAGTTGAAGTTAATGTCATTTAGGTAGGGTTCTACATTGGTATTAAACCATGAGTTCACGGCATCTTGACTTGCTGCCAAATCTGCTAAGTCTTGGTTTCGAATGTCCAGGGTGATATTGATGTTGCTTCCTTTCAGCGCTTGGAGTGCTGCGATGTTAGGTTCGAAAAGCCTCATTTTTTCAATCCCGTATTGTTTGTAGAGGCTAATCACTTCTGGTGCAGAAGGCAGGTCGTTCCCTAGCATTCCATAGCAAACGCCTATGTCAGCTGATGCTTCCATATGGCCTGCATAGTTTTGAATACTTGCTACAAAGGAGAGAACGATTGCAACCCAATGCAATGGTGCCATCACTTTTGATCACCGACGGCCCGTTGATTAACGTGTCTAAACTTGATTATGCAGCAAAAGATCCTGTAAAAAAAGATCAATTTCTAGTGAAAAATCGAATAAGATAATGATTCATTCTGATCATATATAGACGATGAGATGGTCATGATTAGAGCTGAAGTCTACAACTAAGTTGACGTTGATGAAAATTGACATTGTTATAAGTAAGCATGCCTACAATATTAGATGtcgaataaaaaaattaacgcCCTATTCTAAACTATGGGACGGGGATTCGAAATTGAATGCAGAGGTAGGAGCACATTGGCCAAGTCAACTTAACCAGGCATAAGTTTGCagcaaatttattaaaaaacagAGCCTAAAAACTTTGATATTTAGTGGATAACagtatatataggggtgtgatatccacacatccctttttacttctcacacatctttcTAATTTTGCTCCGtaggatcggatgaattgaagaagatgaaatgaCAGAAATCAACATGggatgtgtgaaaagtaaaaaatgatgtgtggataacacatgccTATATAAATATGAAGGTAACACAATCTCAACTAACGAAAAGGGTAAACCGGTAGCTACTGGCTCGATTAGATTACCTGATTAATGAGATGAGTAATGAGGTCTCTCTATCTAAAACAACTTGAGCCTTGGATTAAATGAAG
This window contains:
- the LOC103400952 gene encoding 12-oxophytodienoate reductase 3, giving the protein MAEASSQGGPTTLFSPYKMGKFNLSHRVVLAPMTRCRALNGVPQPALAEYYSQRSTVGGFLISEGTIISDTGAGFPHVPGIYNDEQVEAWKKVVDAVHAKGAIIFCQLWHVGRSSREVYQPRGGAPISSTNNPISKRWRILLPDGSHGPYPKPRALEIHEIPQVVEQYRQAALNAVRAGFDGIEIHGAHGYLIDQFLKDGINDRTDEYGGSVENRCKFLIQIVRAVVGAIGADRIGVRISPAIDHMDAIDSDPLILGLAVIERLNKLQQNRGSKLTYLHVTQPRYAAYGQAEAGKPGSDEEEAVFMRTLRKAYHGTFIASGGFTRELGMQAVASGDADLVSYGRLFISNPDLVLRFKLNAPLTKYNRKTFYTQDPVVGYTDYPFLNKSNGKVEPLSRL
- the LOC103400972 gene encoding probable glucan endo-1,3-beta-glucosidase BG4; the encoded protein is MAPLHWVAIVLSFVASIQNYAGHMEASADIGVCYGMLGNDLPSAPEVISLYKQYGIEKMRLFEPNIAALQALKGSNINITLDIRNQDLADLAASQDAVNSWFNTNVEPYLNDINFNFIAVGNEVIPGSLGGYVLPVMNYLQKILDDKNLHGIKVTTVLPGNALQSSYPPSSGAFTSEASSVLSGILSFLSAKGSPLMINVYPYFAYASDPTDVRLDYAQFTAKSAVVRDGSLSYYNLFDAMVDAFFAAMEKAGRGDVGVVVSESGWPSDGNGNFTTPKLAGTYNRNFVKHITSKVGTPKKPGAYIEGYIFAMFNENQKPSGVEQHWGLFYPNKQPVYPVF